A stretch of Streptomyces vietnamensis DNA encodes these proteins:
- a CDS encoding phosphatase PAP2 family protein, with amino-acid sequence MRTSALVSGVLALILLVLVAVEWSPLLSFDRSVAEALHRNALAHPGFTHVNRVLTDWVWDPWTMRALAAVTAVLLWWRRDRRAALWVAGTSLLAAGLQQAVKDLVGRERPQWTDPVDSAHYAAFPSGHAMTATVTFGLLLWVLALHWREEWRGWGTLTGVAVVSVLGVGWTRVYLGVHWPSDVVEGWLLGWCCVTAAVLTYRWSERRGRMGERR; translated from the coding sequence ATGCGCACCTCCGCCCTGGTCTCCGGGGTCCTGGCTCTGATTCTGCTCGTGCTCGTCGCCGTGGAGTGGTCGCCGCTGCTCTCCTTCGACCGCTCGGTCGCCGAGGCGCTCCACCGCAACGCCCTCGCCCACCCCGGGTTCACCCACGTCAACCGTGTCCTCACCGACTGGGTGTGGGACCCGTGGACGATGCGCGCCCTGGCCGCCGTCACCGCGGTGCTGCTGTGGTGGCGGCGGGACCGGCGGGCGGCGCTGTGGGTGGCCGGGACGAGCCTGCTGGCCGCCGGGCTCCAGCAGGCCGTCAAGGACCTGGTGGGGCGGGAGCGGCCGCAGTGGACCGACCCGGTGGACTCGGCGCACTACGCCGCCTTCCCGTCGGGGCACGCGATGACGGCGACGGTCACCTTCGGGCTGCTGCTGTGGGTGCTCGCCCTGCACTGGCGGGAGGAGTGGCGCGGCTGGGGCACCCTGACGGGCGTCGCCGTCGTCTCGGTGCTCGGGGTGGGCTGGACGCGGGTCTACCTGGGCGTGCACTGGCCCTCGGACGTCGTCGAGGGCTGGCTGCTCGGCTGGTGCTGTGTGACCGCGGCCGTGCTCACGTACCGCTGGAGCGAGCGGCGCGGAAGAATGGGAGAAAGACGATGA
- a CDS encoding uracil-DNA glycosylase: MTARPLNELVEPGWAEALSPVAGRIAAMGDFLRAEIAAGRTYLPAGQNVLRAFQQPFDDVRVLIVGQDPYHTPGMAMGLSFSVAPEVRSLPPSLENIFRELHTDLGLPRPSNGDLTPWTRQGVLLLNRALTTAPRKAGAHRGKGWEEVTEQAIRALAARGKPLVSILWGSDARRARPLLGNLPVIESAHPSPMSADRGFFGSRPFSRANELLVSQGAQPVDWRLP; encoded by the coding sequence GTGACAGCGCGACCCTTGAACGAACTGGTGGAGCCCGGCTGGGCGGAGGCCCTGAGCCCCGTGGCGGGGCGTATCGCCGCGATGGGCGACTTCCTGCGGGCGGAGATCGCCGCGGGCCGGACGTACCTGCCCGCCGGACAGAACGTGCTGCGGGCCTTCCAGCAGCCCTTCGACGACGTGCGGGTCCTGATCGTGGGTCAGGATCCGTACCACACGCCGGGGATGGCGATGGGGCTCAGCTTCTCGGTCGCGCCCGAGGTCCGCTCGCTGCCCCCCAGCCTGGAGAACATCTTCCGGGAGCTGCACACCGACCTCGGTCTGCCCCGGCCGTCGAACGGCGACCTGACGCCGTGGACCCGCCAGGGCGTCCTGCTGCTCAACAGGGCGCTGACCACGGCCCCGCGCAAGGCGGGCGCCCACCGGGGCAAGGGCTGGGAAGAGGTGACCGAGCAGGCCATCCGCGCGCTGGCCGCCCGGGGCAAGCCCCTGGTGTCGATCCTCTGGGGCAGCGACGCCCGCAGGGCCCGCCCGCTCCTCGGCAACCTGCCGGTGATCGAGTCCGCGCACCCCTCCCCGATGTCGGCGGACCGGGGCTTCTTCGGCTCCCGCCCGTTCAGCCGGGCGAACGAGCTGCTGGTGAGCCAGGGCGCGCAGCCGGTGGACTGGCGCCTGCCCTGA
- a CDS encoding WD40/YVTN/BNR-like repeat-containing protein, whose amino-acid sequence MPDVLLTVGTRKGLFIGRRQDGRWEFDDPGFPAQAVYSVAIDTRRPTPRLLAGGDSAHWGPSVFHSDDLGRTWTEPARPAVKFPEDTGASLERVWQLHPAPEHSPDVVYAGTEPAALFRSADGGESFELVRPLWEHPTRSKWVPGGGGEAVHTVVTDPRDPDALAVAVSTAGVFRSRDGGAAWAPSNQGVSAVFLPDPHPEFGQCVHKIAQDAGDKDRLYLQNHWGVFRSDDAGASWTDIGSGLPSDFGFAIAAHPHRPDTAYVFPITADSDRVPAGRRCRVYRTTDAGGTWEPLTRGLPEADHYGTVLRDALCTDDADPAGVYFGNRNGEVYASADDGDSWQLLAEHLPDVLCVRAAVI is encoded by the coding sequence ATGCCCGACGTACTTCTCACCGTGGGCACCCGCAAGGGTCTCTTCATCGGCCGACGGCAGGACGGACGGTGGGAGTTCGACGATCCCGGCTTCCCCGCGCAGGCGGTGTACTCGGTCGCCATCGACACCCGGCGGCCGACCCCTCGCCTGCTCGCGGGCGGGGACAGCGCGCACTGGGGCCCCTCCGTCTTCCACTCCGACGACCTCGGCAGGACGTGGACCGAACCGGCCCGCCCCGCCGTGAAGTTCCCCGAGGACACCGGGGCCTCCCTGGAGCGCGTCTGGCAGCTGCACCCGGCACCGGAGCACTCCCCCGACGTCGTGTACGCGGGGACGGAGCCGGCCGCGCTCTTCCGGTCGGCGGACGGCGGCGAGTCCTTCGAGCTCGTCCGTCCGCTCTGGGAGCACCCGACGCGCTCGAAGTGGGTGCCCGGCGGAGGCGGCGAGGCCGTGCACACCGTCGTCACCGATCCGCGCGACCCGGACGCGCTGGCGGTCGCGGTGTCGACCGCGGGGGTGTTCCGCTCGCGGGACGGCGGGGCCGCGTGGGCGCCTTCCAACCAGGGGGTGTCGGCCGTCTTCCTGCCCGACCCGCACCCCGAGTTCGGGCAGTGCGTCCACAAGATCGCCCAGGACGCGGGCGACAAGGACCGGCTCTACCTCCAGAACCACTGGGGGGTCTTCCGCAGCGACGACGCGGGCGCGAGCTGGACCGACATCGGCTCGGGGCTCCCCTCCGACTTCGGGTTCGCGATCGCCGCGCACCCCCACCGCCCCGACACCGCCTACGTCTTCCCGATCACCGCCGACTCCGACCGGGTCCCGGCGGGCCGCCGCTGCCGGGTCTACCGCACGACGGACGCGGGCGGGACCTGGGAGCCGCTGACCCGGGGACTGCCCGAGGCCGACCACTACGGCACGGTGCTCCGGGACGCGCTCTGCACGGACGACGCGGACCCGGCGGGCGTCTACTTCGGCAACCGCAACGGCGAGGTGTACGCGAGCGCCGACGACGGGGACAGCTGGCAGCTGCTCGCGGAGCACCTGCCGGACGTGCTGTGCGTGCGGGCGGCCGTGATCTGA
- a CDS encoding RICIN domain-containing protein, which produces MELSLFSHARRGLLVLAATVGMLFGLTAAPAQAQDLVLDGVFQLQPTHTSGKCLEVADWRVDNGAPARLWDCTYQPNQKFYFKRV; this is translated from the coding sequence ATGGAGCTCAGCCTGTTCTCCCACGCCCGCCGCGGCCTGCTCGTGCTCGCGGCCACCGTCGGCATGCTCTTCGGACTCACGGCCGCGCCCGCGCAGGCCCAGGACCTCGTCCTCGACGGCGTCTTCCAGCTCCAGCCCACGCACACCTCCGGCAAGTGCCTGGAGGTCGCCGACTGGCGCGTCGACAACGGCGCCCCGGCGCGGCTGTGGGACTGCACCTACCAGCCCAACCAGAAGTTCTACTTCAAGCGGGTCTGA
- a CDS encoding sirohydrochlorin chelatase, with protein MSSPTGPASGLPVRMPRPRQSGRHRRPEPAAAPEGAPALVLAVPGAPSAAIRSLAEEVVSIARSELPGLEAAIGFLEGDDTEYPSLATVLTAAEKLRTERYELALAAGREATAPTGPAAVVVPLLAGPDSAQMRQVRQGLMDGGNTAELTDVLGPHPLLAEALHVRLSEAGLARADRARLFTVATAADGIILATVGGEEAVQAAGITGMLLAARLAVPVMAAALDQEGSIASVAEQLRAAGAEQLALAPYLIGPELADGLLDEASKEAGCAAAEPLGAYPAIGKLVLSQYTAALGIPPQQPQGAPSL; from the coding sequence ATGAGCTCCCCCACTGGGCCTGCTTCCGGCCTGCCTGTACGAATGCCTCGACCCCGCCAGTCCGGGCGGCACCGTCGCCCCGAACCCGCGGCGGCGCCCGAGGGCGCTCCCGCACTGGTTCTCGCCGTGCCCGGCGCGCCGTCCGCCGCCATACGCTCACTGGCCGAGGAGGTCGTGAGCATCGCCCGCTCCGAGCTGCCCGGCCTGGAGGCCGCGATCGGCTTCCTGGAGGGCGACGACACCGAGTACCCCTCGCTCGCGACCGTCCTCACGGCGGCCGAGAAGCTGCGCACCGAGCGGTACGAGCTGGCCCTGGCCGCCGGCCGCGAGGCCACCGCCCCGACGGGCCCGGCCGCGGTCGTCGTCCCGCTGCTCGCGGGCCCGGACAGCGCCCAGATGCGCCAGGTGCGCCAGGGCCTCATGGACGGTGGCAACACCGCCGAGCTGACCGACGTCCTCGGCCCGCACCCGCTGCTCGCCGAGGCGCTGCACGTGCGCCTCTCCGAGGCCGGTCTGGCCCGCGCCGACCGGGCCAGGCTGTTCACGGTCGCGACGGCCGCCGACGGCATCATCCTGGCCACGGTCGGTGGCGAGGAGGCCGTGCAGGCCGCCGGGATCACCGGCATGCTGCTCGCCGCGCGCCTCGCCGTCCCGGTGATGGCCGCCGCGCTCGACCAGGAGGGTTCCATCGCCTCCGTGGCCGAGCAGCTGCGCGCCGCCGGTGCGGAGCAGCTGGCCCTCGCCCCGTACCTGATCGGCCCCGAGCTGGCCGACGGTCTCCTCGACGAGGCCTCGAAGGAGGCCGGGTGCGCCGCCGCCGAGCCGCTGGGTGCCTACCCGGCCATCGGCAAGCTGGTGCTCTCGCAGTACACGGCCGCCCTCGGCATTCCGCCGCAGCAGCCGCAGGGCGCGCCCTCGCTCTGA
- a CDS encoding lactonase family protein has product MGGTGTDQGRSGVRAYIGSFTSAGGLGVLAADVDEETGALTVTGGSDAVADPSFLALAGPVLHAVSETEAGAVAAFDVTGPAPEPLGAPVPVDGAGPTHLALAAGHLLTANYTSGSVTALPLAEDGTARPATAVLRHEGSGPVADRQSGPHAHQVLPDPSGGWVVSVDLGTDSVRICALDPATGELTLHGETALRPGTGPRHLAFHPAGTHAYVLNELEPTLTVCRWDAAKGVLAPLAETPVVPGGTTGPSHPSEVVVAPDGRFLWAAVRGDDTLAVLALDADGAGARLVATVPCGGTWPRDLTLDPSGRRLYAANERSGDVTWFTLDPESGIPSRAGSIEAPAASCVVFG; this is encoded by the coding sequence GTGGGCGGCACAGGGACGGATCAGGGCCGGAGCGGGGTACGGGCGTACATCGGCTCCTTCACCTCGGCGGGCGGCCTCGGGGTCCTCGCCGCCGACGTCGACGAGGAGACCGGCGCGCTGACCGTCACCGGCGGCAGCGACGCCGTCGCCGACCCCTCCTTCCTCGCCCTCGCCGGCCCCGTGCTCCACGCCGTGTCCGAGACCGAGGCGGGCGCCGTGGCCGCCTTCGACGTCACCGGGCCCGCGCCCGAGCCGCTCGGCGCCCCCGTGCCCGTCGACGGAGCCGGACCCACCCACCTGGCGCTCGCCGCCGGGCACCTCCTCACCGCCAACTACACCTCCGGCAGCGTCACCGCCCTGCCCCTCGCCGAGGACGGCACCGCCCGCCCCGCCACCGCTGTCCTGCGCCACGAGGGCAGCGGCCCCGTCGCCGACCGCCAGAGCGGCCCGCACGCCCACCAGGTGCTCCCCGATCCCAGCGGCGGCTGGGTCGTCAGCGTGGACCTCGGCACCGACTCCGTACGGATCTGCGCCCTCGACCCCGCGACCGGGGAGCTCACCCTCCACGGCGAGACCGCGCTGCGCCCCGGCACCGGACCGCGCCACCTCGCCTTCCATCCGGCCGGCACGCACGCGTACGTCCTGAACGAGCTGGAGCCCACCCTCACCGTCTGCCGCTGGGACGCCGCGAAGGGCGTGCTCGCACCGCTCGCCGAGACCCCCGTCGTCCCCGGCGGTACCACCGGCCCCAGCCACCCCTCCGAGGTGGTCGTCGCCCCCGACGGCCGCTTCCTCTGGGCCGCCGTGCGCGGCGACGACACCCTCGCCGTGCTCGCCCTCGACGCCGACGGCGCCGGGGCCCGTCTCGTCGCCACCGTGCCCTGCGGCGGCACCTGGCCCCGCGACCTGACCCTCGATCCCTCCGGCAGGCGCCTGTACGCGGCGAACGAGCGCTCCGGCGACGTCACCTGGTTCACCCTCGACCCGGAGAGCGGGATCCCGTCGCGCGCGGGCTCGATCGAGGCCCCCGCCGCCTCCTGCGTCGTCTTCGGCTGA
- a CDS encoding N-acetylglucosamine kinase, protein MVSVNEPFEGLVVGVDSGGSGLRIALAEAASGAVLETVSSREPVRTGPGGISAGHFLEQVLPAVAALRERVGAPPVVAVAVGAAGMATLGDELRAGLPGAFAEAWGVRRLALAADAVTAYAGALGQRAGAVVAGGTGLIALGTDLTSWRRADGWGHLLGDCGSGAWIGRAGLEAAMRAHDGRRGGSAALLTRAEKLFGPAAGLPGVLYPRTDRPAVLASFAPEVGRCAATDPVAAGILARAGAHIAEAAEAACPAEPGALVALTGGLFKMGDPLLVPLRAALGELLPQARTVEPAGDPLAGAVALASALATGTLRLPEDPSLLRLFGVGAG, encoded by the coding sequence GTGGTTTCCGTGAACGAACCCTTCGAGGGCCTTGTCGTCGGCGTCGACTCCGGAGGCTCGGGGCTCCGGATCGCCCTGGCCGAGGCCGCGAGCGGCGCCGTCCTGGAGACCGTCTCCTCCCGGGAGCCGGTGCGGACGGGGCCCGGCGGGATCTCCGCCGGTCACTTCCTGGAGCAGGTCCTGCCCGCCGTCGCCGCCCTGCGGGAGCGGGTCGGTGCGCCTCCGGTCGTCGCCGTGGCCGTGGGCGCCGCCGGGATGGCGACCCTCGGGGACGAGCTGCGGGCCGGACTGCCGGGCGCCTTCGCGGAGGCATGGGGCGTGCGCCGGCTCGCCCTCGCGGCCGACGCGGTCACCGCGTACGCCGGGGCGCTCGGGCAGCGGGCGGGCGCCGTCGTCGCGGGCGGTACGGGGCTGATCGCCCTCGGCACGGATCTGACGTCCTGGCGGCGGGCCGACGGCTGGGGGCACCTGCTCGGCGACTGCGGCAGCGGCGCCTGGATCGGCCGGGCGGGCCTGGAGGCGGCGATGCGCGCGCACGACGGGCGGCGCGGGGGCTCGGCGGCGCTGCTGACGCGGGCCGAGAAGCTCTTCGGTCCTGCGGCCGGACTGCCGGGCGTGCTGTACCCGCGTACGGACCGGCCCGCGGTGCTCGCCTCCTTCGCCCCCGAGGTGGGGCGGTGCGCCGCGACGGATCCCGTGGCGGCCGGCATCCTCGCGCGGGCCGGCGCGCACATCGCCGAGGCCGCCGAGGCGGCCTGCCCGGCGGAGCCGGGGGCCCTGGTGGCGCTCACCGGGGGACTCTTCAAGATGGGCGACCCCTTGCTCGTACCGCTGCGGGCCGCGCTCGGGGAGCTGCTGCCGCAGGCGCGGACGGTGGAGCCGGCGGGAGATCCGCTCGCCGGGGCCGTCGCGCTCGCCTCCGCGCTCGCCACCGGAACCCTGCGCCTGCCGGAAGATCCCTCCTTGCTCCGCCTGTTCGGCGTCGGGGCGGGCTAG
- a CDS encoding ArsR/SmtB family transcription factor, translated as MTTTTSPRVLEHPTRDQIRLEEVLHALADAVRLQIVRDMAREDTELSCSYFDLPVTKSTTTHHFRVLRESGVIRQMYRGTAKLNCLRRSDLDALFPGLLDSVLSAAGAQADREGETA; from the coding sequence ATGACGACCACCACCAGCCCGCGCGTCCTCGAACACCCCACGCGCGACCAGATCCGCCTCGAAGAGGTGCTGCACGCGCTCGCGGACGCCGTGCGTCTGCAGATCGTGCGGGACATGGCGCGCGAGGACACCGAACTCAGCTGCTCGTACTTCGACCTCCCGGTGACCAAGTCCACGACCACGCACCACTTCCGGGTGCTCCGCGAGAGCGGTGTGATCCGGCAGATGTACCGGGGCACGGCCAAGCTCAACTGCCTGCGCAGGAGCGACCTCGACGCCCTCTTCCCCGGCCTCCTCGACTCCGTCCTGTCCGCCGCCGGCGCCCAGGCCGACCGCGAGGGGGAGACGGCCTGA
- a CDS encoding LVIVD repeat-containing protein → MLVAGPAAATPDPGDAAPAQEAVSSQEAAEARAAIQSGEIPGVDEIVHSSNIEHLANVPKDALKSLNSDLAFQGKYAFAGNYDGFRIYDISDPKAPKTVAQVLCPGSQNDISVSGNLVFLSTDSSRSDNSCASTTQPASVKESWEGMKIFDISDITNPKYVAAVETNCGSHTHTIVPKGKNVYIYVSSYSPNAAFPDCQPPHDGISVIKVPRKAPEQAAVVNFPVLFPGEGPDGGGNPGAPTNPGVSKTTGCHDITVLPSQDLAAGACMGDGILFDIKDPEHPRVLDQVEDNVNFAFWHSATFNQKANKVVFTDELGGGGAATCNAAVGPNRGADGIYDIVGKGDQRKLVFRSYFKIPRHQADTENCVAHNGSLIPVKGKDLMVQAWYQGGVSVWDFTDSSAPKEIAYFERGPLSATTMATGGSWSAYYYNGYIYSNDIAKGFDVLKLSDRRTDPAKRIRMDELNVQSQPDYFDDF, encoded by the coding sequence ATGCTCGTGGCAGGACCCGCGGCCGCCACCCCCGACCCCGGAGACGCCGCCCCCGCACAGGAGGCCGTCTCCTCCCAGGAAGCTGCCGAGGCGCGCGCCGCCATCCAGAGCGGCGAGATACCCGGCGTGGACGAGATCGTCCACAGCTCCAACATCGAGCACCTCGCGAACGTCCCCAAGGACGCCCTCAAGAGCCTCAACTCGGACCTCGCCTTCCAGGGCAAGTACGCCTTCGCCGGCAACTACGACGGCTTCCGGATCTACGACATCAGCGACCCGAAGGCCCCGAAGACCGTCGCGCAGGTCCTCTGCCCGGGCTCCCAGAACGACATCTCCGTCTCCGGGAACCTCGTCTTCCTCTCCACCGACTCCTCCCGGAGCGACAACTCGTGCGCCAGCACGACGCAGCCCGCCTCGGTCAAGGAATCCTGGGAGGGCATGAAGATCTTCGACATCAGCGACATCACCAACCCGAAGTACGTCGCCGCCGTCGAGACCAACTGCGGTTCCCACACCCACACGATCGTGCCCAAGGGCAAGAACGTGTACATCTACGTCTCCTCCTACTCGCCCAACGCGGCCTTCCCGGACTGCCAGCCCCCGCACGACGGCATCTCCGTCATCAAGGTGCCCCGCAAGGCGCCCGAGCAGGCGGCGGTCGTCAACTTCCCCGTCCTCTTCCCGGGCGAGGGCCCGGACGGCGGCGGCAACCCGGGCGCGCCCACCAACCCGGGCGTCTCCAAGACCACCGGCTGCCACGACATCACCGTGCTGCCGTCGCAGGACCTCGCGGCCGGTGCCTGCATGGGTGACGGCATCCTCTTCGACATCAAGGACCCCGAGCACCCGCGCGTGCTCGACCAGGTCGAGGACAACGTCAACTTCGCGTTCTGGCACTCCGCGACCTTCAACCAGAAGGCGAACAAGGTCGTCTTCACCGACGAGCTCGGCGGCGGCGGCGCCGCCACCTGCAACGCCGCGGTCGGCCCGAACCGGGGCGCCGACGGCATCTACGACATCGTCGGCAAGGGCGACCAGCGCAAGCTCGTCTTCCGCAGCTACTTCAAGATCCCGCGCCACCAGGCCGACACCGAGAACTGCGTCGCCCACAACGGCTCGCTGATCCCGGTCAAGGGCAAGGACCTCATGGTCCAGGCCTGGTACCAGGGCGGCGTCTCCGTCTGGGACTTCACCGACTCCTCCGCCCCGAAGGAGATCGCCTACTTCGAGCGCGGCCCGCTGTCCGCCACCACCATGGCGACGGGCGGCTCCTGGTCGGCGTACTACTACAACGGCTACATCTACTCGAACGACATCGCGAAGGGCTTCGACGTCCTGAAGCTCTCCGACCGTCGTACCGACCCGGCGAAGCGGATCCGGATGGACGAGCTCAACGTCCAGAGCCAGCCGGACTACTTCGACGACTTCTAG
- a CDS encoding DUF305 domain-containing protein, with the protein MLIRRQRVVAAVALSAVAALALGACESGPGKGAPQAEGSTGPSVVAPGKPGEPARRISPEEAARLLPDESPNGADFRYVQMMVVHHRQALTMTELVPQRASSPQVKKVAERIAAAQRPEIGAMEGWLKNNGGPRAQGAHDHHSMPGMATEDQLKELRGAKGKAFDELFLKLMITHHEGAVTMAAEVLSEGNNVLVEEMANDVIAQQTAEIDRMRSL; encoded by the coding sequence TTGTTGATCCGCCGTCAGCGTGTCGTCGCCGCCGTGGCCCTGTCCGCCGTCGCCGCACTCGCCCTGGGCGCCTGCGAGTCGGGGCCCGGCAAGGGCGCGCCGCAGGCCGAGGGCTCGACCGGGCCGTCGGTGGTGGCACCGGGGAAGCCGGGTGAACCGGCCCGGCGGATATCCCCCGAGGAGGCCGCCCGACTGCTCCCCGACGAGAGCCCGAACGGCGCGGACTTCCGCTACGTGCAGATGATGGTGGTGCACCACCGGCAGGCCCTGACGATGACGGAGCTGGTTCCGCAGCGGGCGTCGTCCCCCCAGGTGAAGAAGGTGGCCGAGCGGATCGCGGCGGCGCAGCGGCCGGAGATCGGCGCGATGGAAGGTTGGCTGAAAAACAACGGCGGTCCGCGCGCACAGGGCGCCCATGACCATCACTCGATGCCGGGCATGGCGACCGAGGACCAGCTGAAGGAGCTGAGGGGCGCGAAGGGGAAGGCCTTCGACGAGCTCTTCCTGAAGCTCATGATCACGCACCACGAGGGGGCGGTGACGATGGCCGCCGAGGTGCTGAGCGAGGGGAACAACGTCCTCGTGGAGGAGATGGCGAACGACGTGATCGCCCAGCAGACCGCGGAGATCGACCGGATGCGCTCCCTGTAG
- a CDS encoding NADH:flavin oxidoreductase/NADH oxidase, whose translation MSVALFEPYALRSLTVPNRVWMAPMCQYSAETSGPNAGVAGDWHFAHYAARATGGAGLILVEATAVSPEGRISPADLGLWNDTQVEGLRRISGFLKEHGTVPGIQIGHAGRKASTNRPWQGRGPVDPSEGWQPVGPSPVAFDEAHPVPTELTAERIREITGQFADAARRALAAGFEVLEVHGAHGYLIGEFLSPHSNHRTDAYGGSFENRTRLALEVVDAVRAVWPEELPLFFRISATDWLEEQGWTVDETVRFAALLREHGVDLLDVSSGGNGGPARIPVGPGYQVPFAARVKAETGLPVAAVGLITESGQAEKILANGEADAVLLGRELLRDASWPRRAARELGATTPAPSQYAWAI comes from the coding sequence ATGAGCGTCGCCCTGTTCGAGCCCTACGCCCTGCGTTCCCTGACCGTGCCCAACCGGGTCTGGATGGCGCCCATGTGCCAGTACTCGGCGGAGACGAGCGGACCGAACGCGGGCGTGGCGGGCGACTGGCACTTCGCCCACTACGCGGCCCGTGCCACCGGCGGCGCCGGACTGATCCTCGTCGAGGCGACCGCCGTCTCCCCCGAGGGCCGCATCAGCCCGGCGGACCTCGGCCTCTGGAACGACACCCAGGTCGAAGGACTGCGGCGGATCTCCGGCTTCCTCAAGGAGCACGGCACCGTGCCCGGCATCCAGATCGGCCACGCCGGCCGCAAGGCCTCCACCAACCGGCCCTGGCAGGGCCGCGGCCCGGTCGACCCGAGCGAGGGCTGGCAGCCCGTCGGCCCCAGCCCGGTCGCGTTCGACGAGGCCCACCCCGTACCGACCGAGCTGACCGCGGAGCGGATCCGGGAGATCACCGGGCAGTTCGCGGACGCGGCCCGGCGCGCCCTGGCGGCCGGCTTCGAGGTCCTGGAGGTGCACGGGGCGCACGGCTACCTCATCGGCGAGTTCCTCTCCCCGCACAGCAACCACCGCACGGACGCGTACGGCGGCTCGTTCGAGAACCGGACCCGTCTCGCCCTGGAGGTCGTCGACGCGGTGCGGGCCGTCTGGCCCGAGGAACTGCCCCTCTTCTTCCGCATCTCCGCGACCGACTGGCTGGAGGAGCAGGGCTGGACGGTCGACGAGACCGTACGGTTCGCCGCCCTCCTGCGCGAGCACGGCGTCGACCTCCTCGACGTCTCCAGCGGCGGCAACGGCGGACCGGCCCGGATCCCGGTGGGCCCCGGCTACCAGGTGCCCTTCGCCGCCCGCGTCAAGGCGGAGACCGGGCTGCCCGTCGCCGCCGTCGGTCTGATCACCGAGAGCGGGCAGGCCGAGAAGATCCTCGCCAACGGCGAGGCCGACGCGGTCCTCCTCGGCCGCGAGCTGCTGCGCGACGCCTCCTGGCCGCGCCGCGCCGCCCGCGAGCTGGGCGCGACGACCCCGGCGCCGTCGCAGTACGCCTGGGCGATCTGA
- a CDS encoding TetR/AcrR family transcriptional regulator has product MSPRSPSVNEELRRRSRERILQATVELIDAHGYEATTLGDIAERAGTARGLISYYFPGKRQLLQAAVHRLMHLTLEEALEREPRTEDGRERLARAIDAILGLAVTRPTLMRTHMAGILQADGFVQCEEQQRLAFLLRDTVTRYGSADVDTDYPLLRALLMGAVVAVLLPGAPMPLARLRSELFHRYGLDWEAGMPPDGGPPDGTPRS; this is encoded by the coding sequence ATGTCCCCGCGTAGCCCATCGGTCAATGAAGAGCTTCGGCGCCGGTCGCGGGAGCGGATTCTCCAGGCCACCGTGGAGCTGATCGACGCCCACGGCTACGAGGCGACCACGCTCGGCGACATAGCGGAGCGGGCCGGTACGGCGCGGGGGCTGATCTCGTACTACTTCCCCGGCAAGCGGCAGCTGCTCCAGGCGGCGGTGCACCGGCTGATGCACCTCACCCTGGAGGAGGCGCTCGAACGCGAGCCGCGCACGGAGGACGGCCGCGAGCGGCTGGCCCGGGCGATCGACGCGATCCTGGGGCTCGCGGTGACGCGGCCCACCCTGATGCGGACCCACATGGCGGGCATCCTGCAGGCCGACGGGTTCGTGCAGTGCGAGGAGCAGCAGCGCCTGGCCTTCCTGCTGCGGGACACGGTCACGCGGTACGGCTCCGCGGACGTGGACACCGACTATCCGCTGCTGCGCGCCCTGCTGATGGGCGCGGTGGTGGCGGTGCTGCTGCCGGGGGCCCCGATGCCGCTGGCGCGCCTGCGTTCGGAGCTGTTCCACCGGTACGGGCTCGACTGGGAGGCGGGCATGCCGCCGGACGGGGGTCCGCCCGACGGCACGCCGCGGTCGTGA